The proteins below come from a single Chrysoperla carnea chromosome 1, inChrCarn1.1, whole genome shotgun sequence genomic window:
- the LOC123291061 gene encoding all trans-polyprenyl-diphosphate synthase PDSS2 yields MKMILSKPSVVQSIFKCSTICLYRSSFGSSKNKRQYTTTPSLCSSIQQQPKPDWNRAVSEAEKIVGYPTSFLSLRWLLSDEIANVALHLRRLVGSNHPLLRTAKNLLYNGKNNMQAWGLIVLLVSKAAGQCESVSDLEQDKAAGVLHSQRALAEVTEMIRTSHLVHKGLVNLQGKVAGDLQANDDMTFGNKIALLSGDYLLGNSCQELANLRDQRVVELMSSALRDLAEAEFVGLRDDQNNPLPSNPIKEKPIPNMMTQTNEEDSDGPHFYSLLEDNTTSECDLLNPMPECLGQDAEEEWTLRHVLAAGSLLGKSCQGAVQLAGHPPEVSHRAYLFGKHLALAWQACVEIEPFLGDECPTITGVGGIGLGTAPPFSLASAPVVFGLQHDPSLYTELEAGTRSVLDVNYENVWKRIKEGPGVEMTRSLQSKHSKAALEVLECFPENDARKALSNIIAAMQNV; encoded by the exons atgaaaatgattttatcgaAACCAAGTGTTGTACAAAGCATTTTTAAGTGCTCAACAATATGTTTATACCGAAGTTCATTTGGTTCATCCAAG aataAGCGACAATATACAACGACTCCGAGTCTGTGTAGCAGTATTCAACAACAACCAAAACCTGATTGGAATCGGGCAGTTAGCGAAGCTGAAAAAATCGTTGGATATCCAACATCATTTTTAAGTTTACGATGGTTACTTAGCGATGAAATTGCCAATGTTGCGTTACATTTACGACGATTAGTTGGATCAAATCATCCTTTATTACGCacagcaaaaaatttattgtataatgggaaaaataatatgcaa gCTTGGggattaattgtattattagtaTCCAAAGCTGCTGGACAATGTGAAAGTGTTTCCGATTTGGAACAAGACAAAGCCGCTGGTGTTTTACATAGCCAACGTGCTCTTGCTGAAGTCACTGAAATGATTCGAACTTCTCATCTTGTTCataaag GGTTAGTAAATTTACAAGGAAAAGTTGCTGGTGATTTACAAGCAAACGATGATATGacatttggaaataaaattgcGTTACTTAGTGGTGATTATTTGCTTGGCAATAGTTGCCAAGAACTTGCAAATTTACGTGACCAACGCGTAGTTGAATTAATGTCATCAGCATTACGAGATTTAGCTGAAGCTGAATTTGTTGGTTTGCGAGATGATCAAAATAATCCATTACCTTCGAATCCAATTAAAGAGAAGCCAATTCCAAATATGATGACACAAACGAATGAAGAAGATTCGGATGGGCCtcatttttattcacttttggAAGATAATACTACTAGTGAATGTGACCTTTTAAATCCAATGCCAGAATGTTTAGGTCAAGATGCTGAAGAAGAATGGACCTTACGCCATGTATTAGCAGCGGGTAGTTTACTTGGGAAGTCATGCCAAGGTGCTGTACAATTAGCTGGACATCCACCAGAAGTAAGCCATCGTGCTTATTTATTTGGGAAACACTTAGCCTTAGCTTGGCAG GCATGTGTTGAAATTGAACCATTTTTGGGTGATGAATGCCCTACTATTACTGGAGTTGGTGGTATTGGTCTTGGAACTGCACCTCCGTTTAGTTTAGCATCAGCTCCAGTTGTGTTTGGATTACAACACGATCCAAGTTTATATACGGAACTAGAAGCTGGGACTCGATCTGTTTTAGACGTAAACTATGAAAATGTTTGGAAACGTATTAAAGAg ggACCTGGTGTTGAAATGACACGATCCTTACAAAGTAAACATTCAAAGGCAGCATTAGAAGTTTTGGAATGTTTCCCAGAAAATGATGCACGAAAAGCTTTATCTAATATAATAGCTGCAATGCAAAATGTTTAA
- the LOC123291062 gene encoding caspase-6-like has protein sequence MADYLDRLKYRTTKTDVQIRIERITNIERKNEKENPFDILPPYSMRGPKRGVVLVINNIDFENSDLSNKLEERNGADVDAENLKKLFVQMGFIWIYWENQTRKQIKENLKKFTDYSNKTLSEVDSCFVFVMSHGTHEDKFFTYDNLKVKSTDILDRFDNSNCQQLRGKPKVIIFQMCRGELEDQLILNERLLAEQYDVPECQMDMEAQILTTDNTTSPRISDILICYSTSPGFRSFRDPKGSWFIRYFCEVFMTYSCNMDVENLLKIVAMKVSKQYTEYNALQIPRIENILFREFYLYPLSEKTNYGFHTWWKRNKVLIFLGVVIIILNIYLLLETKNTKWQL, from the exons ATGGCAGATTATTTAGATCGGTTAAAATATAGAACAACAAAAACTGATGTGCAAATTCGAATTGAACGTATAACAAATATTGAACGTaagaatgaaaaagaaaatccaTTTGATATACTTCCACCATATTCAATGCGAGGTCCTAAAAGGGGTGTAGTgcttgtaattaataatatagacTTTGAGAATAGCGATTTGAGTAACAAACTTGAAGAACGTAATGGTGCTGATGTTGatgcagaaaatttaaaaaaactatttgttcaAATGGGATTCATATGgatttattgggaaaatcaaactagaaaacaaattaaggaaaatttaaaaaaatttacggaCTACTCAAATAAAACATTAAGCGAAGTTGATTCATGTTTCGTATTTGTTATGAGCCATGGAACTCatgaagataaattttttacatatgacaatttaaaagtaaaatcaacCGATATTTTAGATAGATTTGACAATTCTAATTGCCAACAATTACGAGGCAAACCAAaggttataatttttcaaatgtgtAGAGGTGAATTAGAAGATCAACTAATATTAAACGAAAGGCTATTGGCAGAGCAGTACGACGTCCCAGAATGTCAAATGGACATGGAAGCTCAGATATTAACAACAGATAATACAACCAGCCCAAGGATATCAGACATACTTATTTGTTATTCGACAAGTCCAGGGTTCAGAAGTTTCCGTGATCCAAAAGGTTCTTGGTTTATACGGTATTTTTGCGAAGTATTTATGACTTATTCATGCAACATGGACGTAGAAAATCTTCTCAAAATAGTGGCTATGAAAGTGAGCAAACAATACACGGAATACAATGCCCTACAAATTCCCCGAATTGAAAATATCCTTTTTCGAGAGTTTTATTTATACCCATTATCAGAAAAAACTAATTATGGG TTTCATACATGGTGGAAGCGAAATAAAGTACTAATATTCCTAGGAGTTGttataatcatattaaatatatatttactctTGGaaaccaaaaatacaaaatggcAGCTGTAA
- the LOC123292756 gene encoding uncharacterized protein C18orf63-like, which yields MSGIEAKTGQYLIQISYLNDLIGFKLKIQNIGKRDRSALSDFHWQILKSRQMIFEMPEILVAKPNEKLCLFALMTKEFYSNMSIFKSFLNAHNIMIEYEIPTVSITLFQYCFAYTMQVRLSPYWNYVNGLFIKGKYFILEKNLLDSVEVKISAENEQTMSLKIKGFRVQMPPPSLEDFTSNIKQIKCLREKKIEKINFEKKQILKLPSLLPGEVESISTSIPKSCPLRSYNDMRRHWKNMYGYRLPDSGEDIYYVNVHVRLGQYIDEKCYPHICGRLEPIQQIYVPNSEDIVQSFVSTLDSNMGLNNICNHAIRIQPYLPTLKSMTQDFTQNISLCTPTLRSGSSFAGNY from the exons ATGTCTGGAATAGAAGCTAAAACTGgtcaatatttaatacaaatttcgTATTTAAATGACTTAattggttttaaattaaaaatacaaaatattggtaAACGAGATCGATCAGCTTTGAGTGATTTTCACTGGCAAATATTGAAATCACGTCAAATGATATTTGAAATGCCTGAAATCTTAGTTGCTAAGCCTAATgagaaattatgtttatttgcTCTTATGACTAaagaattttattctaatatgagcatttttaaaagctttctaAACGCTCACAATATTATG aTTGAGTACGAGATTCCTACAGTTTCAATTACTTTATTCCAATATTGTTTTGCGTATACGATGCAAGTTCGATTATCACCATATTGGAATTATGTTAatggattatttattaaaggaaaatattttatattagaaaaaaaccttttagATTCTGTGGAAGTAAAAATATCAGCAGAAAATG AACAAACAATGTCATTAAAGATTAAAGGATTCCGTGTACAAATGCCACCTCCGTCCTTAGAAGACTTTACTTCcaacattaaacaaattaaatgtttaagagaaaaaaaaattgaaaagatcaattttgaaaaaaaacaaatattgaaattaccAAG CTTACTACCTGGAGAAGTCGAGAGTATTTCCACCAGTATTCCAAAATCTTGTCCACTTAGATCGTACAATGATATGCGTCGTCACTGGAAAAATATg TATGGATATCGTCTTCCTGACAGTGGTGAAGATATCTATTATGTGAATGTTCATGTACGACTTGGTCAATATATCGATGAGAAATGTTATCCACATATTTGTGGTCGTTTGGAACCCATTCAGCAAATATATGTTCCAAACTCTGAAGATATTGTACAATCATTTGTTAGTACACTTGATTCGAACATgggattaaataatatttgcaatcaTGCAATTCGAATTCAACCATATTTGCCTACGTTAAAATCGATG actcAGGACTTTACACAGAATATCAGCTTATGTACGCCGACGCTAAGATCAGGATCCAGTTTTGCAGGAAATTATTAA